A genome region from Erythrolamprus reginae isolate rEryReg1 chromosome 4, rEryReg1.hap1, whole genome shotgun sequence includes the following:
- the LOC139167363 gene encoding acetylserotonin O-methyltransferase-like codes for MKLLLERLTWNLLSFCEYQVFRLKKGPFGQQKKLTTMSSLEETENIQTLFNYQHSFITSKIISTACELGVFDLLRESREQLCSTTIAERLSTSPTGMQRLLEACVGLKLLTLEWKDGKDLYGNTDFTNLYLVKSSPKSQYNTIIFHSEVVYPSMQYLPDAVRKGKNQVPSIYGSSSNKLYEVTHRSKEELQTFSNFMNELWPVVGREVLSAFDLSQFPIICDLGGNTGGLAKELISLYPKCTVTIFDLPEVVEASKNHCSSSEETRITFHAGDFFKDPFPEADLYIFARILHDWPEERCFQLLHKVYQACKPGGGVLIVEMLLDEDRRGPLPAHIYSLLMLLYLEGKERSTDEFNVLLHKAGFQEVEIKKGSLFHIILGRK; via the exons ATGAAACTATTGCTTGAAAGACTGACTTGGAATCTGCTCAGCTTTTGT GAATACCAAGTATTTCGGCTGAAGAAAGGTCCTTTTGGTCAACAGAAGAAGTTAACAACAATGAGTTCACTAGAAGAAACTGAAAATATTCAAACATTGTTTAACTACCAGCATTCATTTATAACGTCCAAG ATCATTTCAACTGCCTGTGAGCTGGGTGTCTTCGATCTTTTGAGAGAGTCGAGAGAACAGCTCTGTTCCACAACTATTGCTGAACGCTTGAGCACCAGCCCCACTGGGATGCAGAGGCTGCTGGAGGCCTGTGTGGGATTAAAGCTCCTGACACTGGAATGGAAAGATGGCAAAG ATCTTTATGGAAACACAGACTTTACCAATCTCTACCTGGTCAAATCAAGCCCAAAGTCTCAGTATAATACCATAATATTCCATTCTGAAGTTGTTTATCCATCAATGCAATATCTTCCTGACGCTGTGAG gAAAGGAAAAAATCAGGTTCCATCAATATATGGCTCTTCCTCAAACAAGCTTTATGAGGTCACTCACAG ATCAAAGGAAGAGTTACAAACCTTCTCCAATTTCATGAATGAACTCTGGCCTGTAGTAGGAAGAGAAGTGCTATCTGCCTTTGACCTGTCCCAGTTCCCAATCATTTGTGATCTGGGTG GAAACACTGGTGGCTTAGCTAAGGAACTGATTTCACTCTACCCAAAATGCACTGTGACCATTTTTGATCTCCCTGAAGTAGTGGAAGCCTCCAAGAACCATTGTTCGTCTTCAGAAGAGACCAGAATCACTTTCCATGCAG gtgatttttttaaagatcctTTTCCCGAAGCGGACCTGTACATTTTTGCCAGGATTCTTCATGACTGGCCAGAAGAAAGATGTTTCCAGCTGCTACATAAAGTGTACCAGGCCTGCAAACCTG GTGGTGGTGTCTTAATAGTGGAAATGCTTCTTGATGAAGACAGAAGAGGGCCTTTACCAGCCCATATTTACTCCTTGTTAATGTTGCTCTACTTGGAAGGAAAAGAACGGTCAACAGATGAGTTTAATGTGCTTCTCCACAAGGCTGGTTTCCAAGAAGTTGAGATAAAGAAAGGAAGCCTCTTTCATATTATTCTAGGAAGAAAATAA